GGGTCAGCAGCTGGGTCATGTGCCGGGACAGGTCCACCACGATATTGTCGTTCAGGGACTGGCCGTTGGTGCCGGTACCGCCCCCCCGGGGCGAGAAGCGAATGTCTCTGTAGGCATCTTTCGCGGCCAGGGTCAGCATCACCACCAGATCCTGGGATGAGCGCGGAAACACCACCGCCTGGGGCAGACACTGATACACGCTGTTGTCGGTGGCCACCGCCAGCCGGCTGGCATAGCTGCGCTCTATGTCGCCGCGAAAGCCGCTGTCGGCCAGTGCCTCAAGAAATGAGTGGTAGATGGGGGTTGTTTGCTGTGGCAGCGCTAACCTTGGGATCATGACCTGCGTCCCCTTTGTCCTTGTCGAAATCGCCCGAAGTGGCGGCCATTATACACCGGCACTCCGTTTGAGCGAGTCTCGAAAGACGTCTGGACATCTTCAGGTAAAGAGGTTGCCTCAGGCCTTTTTGCCCCGGCCCGACGAGGGTGCCTTCCAGCGCTCAATGCGGGAGCCACCGGGCTTGCTGCCCTCTGAGCCTTCACGGCGCTTATGGCGGCCGGTGCCGCTCTTCTGCTCTGAGTCTTTGGGCTTTTGTCGCTCACCATTGGCCGGCCGGCGCTGACCCTGAGCGGCAGGTTTGCGAGGCCCCTTGCGGGCGGCCCTGGGCTGCGCCAGCACCGAGGCTTCCTCGGTCTTGCTGGAGCCGGCGATCATGCGGTTAATCAGCTGAAGCTCGTCCTCGCTGACATAGCGCCATTCACCCGGCTTGAGGTTGCCGAGCCGAATGTTCATGATGCGAACCCGCTTCAGACTGGTCACCCGGTAGTCGAGATACTCGGCCATGCGCCGAATCTGCCGGTTCAGTCCCTGGGTCAGAATGATATTAATGGTTCTGGGGCCGATTTTGCGCACCTTGCAGGGCTTGGTCACGGTCTCGAGAATGGGCACGCCCGCCGCCATTTTGGCGACAAAGTCATCGGTAATGGGCTTGTCCATGGACACGATATATTCTTTCTCGTGGGCATTGCCGGCGCGCAGTATCTTGTTGACGATATCGCCGTCGTTGGTGAGCAAAATCAGCCCGCAGGACGGCTTGTCGAGCCGGCCGATGGGAAAGATACGGGCAGGGTAGTTGACCGCATCCACAATATTGTCGGGAATGGCGCGGTCGGTGGTGCAGGTGATGCCGATGGGCTTGTTGTACACCAGATACACCGCCCTGGGTTTGGCGCGCAGCGGTTTGCCGCGCACGGTGATGTCATCAGCATCGCTGACCCTCACGCCCATGCCGGCCACCTCGCCGTTCACCCTGACCAGCCCCTGCTCAATCAGCCGGTCGGCTTCCCGTCGGGAGCAGATGCCGGTTTCACTGATGAATTTGTTCAGGCGGGTATCGCCATTGTCTGCGGTCATGGGCTCAGGCTCCCTTTCGGTGGTCATAACAAAACAGCCGGGCGAGGGCTG
The Oceanimonas pelagia genome window above contains:
- the rluF gene encoding 23S rRNA pseudouridine(2604) synthase RluF, which codes for MTADNGDTRLNKFISETGICSRREADRLIEQGLVRVNGEVAGMGVRVSDADDITVRGKPLRAKPRAVYLVYNKPIGITCTTDRAIPDNIVDAVNYPARIFPIGRLDKPSCGLILLTNDGDIVNKILRAGNAHEKEYIVSMDKPITDDFVAKMAAGVPILETVTKPCKVRKIGPRTINIILTQGLNRQIRRMAEYLDYRVTSLKRVRIMNIRLGNLKPGEWRYVSEDELQLINRMIAGSSKTEEASVLAQPRAARKGPRKPAAQGQRRPANGERQKPKDSEQKSGTGRHKRREGSEGSKPGGSRIERWKAPSSGRGKKA